Part of the Micromonospora inyonensis genome, ATCGAGGCGTCCCACTGGTGGATCGAGCTGCCCGGTGTCGACCCGGTCACGCTGGGCCGGGCCGTGGACGCCTTCACCGCCGCCGACGAGGTGCTGGTCGAGCGGATGACGAAGCAGGGACGGCGCACGTTCGACGCCCGCGCCGCCGTGCTCCGGATCGGGGTCCGGGAGCCGGTGGAGACGCCTTCCGAGGTCACCGGCGTACCGTGTGCGATACTCGAACTGGTCGTCCGGCAGGTCACCCCCTCCGTTCGACCCGATGACGTCCTTTCCGGCCTTCGCGTGGTGGCCGACCTGGAGCCGCCGGTGTCGCCACGGGTGACCCGGCTGGCGCAGGGCACGTTGACCGCGCAGGGCGCGATCGTGGATCCGTTGGAGGCGGACCGCGACAGGGCAACCATCGTTGAGCGCTGACCGGACATCCGGTCGGTTCTCAGGCAGGCAGACTTCGACGGGCGTGCACCTCGCGTGCCCGCGGAAAACATTTGCGGCAACCCTGCGTGGCAGCGCTCACCCGCGCCCGGGGCAGCCAGAACTGGAGAACGTCCATGCTCGAGAACGAGCCCGAGGGCGGCGAGCGGACCGGCACACAGCCGGCCGGTGAGACCGCCGAGACCACCGAGACCCCCGCCGCCGCGCCGACGCGACGGCGGACCAGCCGGCGCCGGGCCGCGCCGCTCAACCAGCCGGAACAGACCGAGGCACCCGTGGACGCGGCCGCCGGCACCGCCTCGACCAGCCCCGAGGCGCCCCAGGCGGAGGTGTTCGCCCCGGTCGCCGGTGACCTGGAAGCGGCCCCGAAGACCACCCGTCGCCGCCGCAAGGCGACCAGCCCGAAGGCTGCCGAGGAGCCGGTCGTCGCCACCGAGGTGACGGATGCCGGCGCGGAGGTCGTACCGCCGGTCAAGGTGACCCGGACGCGGCGCCGGAAGGCGGCCGAGAGCCCGGCCACCGAGGTCGTCCCCCCGCTGCCGGCTGAGCCGGCCGCCGCCCCGACGTCGGAGGACGTGCCGCCGGTGGTGAACCCGCCGGTCGCGCAGAGCGTGCCGGCCGTGGGCGCGCGGACGGACGCGGAGCCGGCGGTGGATGTCGCCGAGGAGGACGCCGACCAGGCCGTCCCGACGTCCAGCGGTGCGGAGAACCGGTCCGGCGAGGTCCCGCCGGGGGTGGCGGTGTCCGCCCCGGCCGAACCGCCGGCCGGGCCCGTGGCGGAGAAGCCGACCCGCCGTCGCCGGGCCATCCCGCCGGTCGTGCTCTTCATGGCCCCGGAGCCCGAGGCGGTGCCCGTCCGGGTGACGCCGCCCGCCGAGGAGCCCGCCGCCGAGGAGGCGGTCGAGGCCCCGCGCCGCCGTCGCCGTGGTCGACGCGACCTCGAACCGGTCGAGGTCGAGGTCGAAGCGGAGGAAGAGCCCACCGCCGAGGCCGAGGACGAGACCGCCGAGGACGAGGACGAGGACGACGAGACCGCCGCGGGGCGGCGGCGTCGCCGTCGCGGCCGCCGGGGCCGGGGCCGGGGCCGGGGCGGGGCCGACGAGGCCGACGACGACGAGGAGGCCGAGGAGTCGGCGCAGGCCGAGGAGGAGGCCGAGGCCGAGGCCGAGACGGACGAGGAGGAGGACGACAGCGCCGACGGGCTGACCCGTCGTCGCCGTCGTCGCCGTCGTCGCGGGGCGGGCGACGTCGAGTCGACCGCGGACGACGGCGTCCCGACGGTGGTCAAGATCCGTGAGCCGCGCAAGACCGTCGACGAGGTGCAGGGCGTCTCCGGTTCGACCCGGCTGGAGGCGAAGCGGCAGCGCCGCCGCGATGGCCGGGAGCAGCGGCGTACCCGGCCGCCGATCCTGAGCGAGTCGGAGTTCCTGGCCCGTCGGGAGGCGGTCGACCGGGTGATGGTGGTCCGCCAGCGCGGCGACCGCACCCAGATCGGCGTGCTGGAGGACGGCGTCCTGGTCGAGCACTACGTCACCCGCAACTCCTCCGGCACCATGGCCGGCAACGTCTACCTGGGCAAGGTGCAGAACGTCCTGCCCAGCATGGAGGCGGCCTTCGTCGACGTCGGGCGCGGCCGCAACGCGGTCCTGTACGCCGGTGAGGTCAACTGGGACACCACCGGCCTGGAGGGGCGGGCGCGCTCGATCGAGCAGGCGCTCAGGTCCGGCGACTCGGTGCTGGTGCAGGTCACCAAGGACCCGATCGGCCACAAGGGCGCCCGGCTGACCAGCCACATCGCGCTCTCCGGCCGGCACCTGGTCTACGTGCCGAACGGCAACGCCTCCGGCATCAGCCGGAAGCTGCCGGACACCGAGCGCAAGCGGCTGCGGGACGTGCTGAAGAAGCTGGTACCGGACGGCGCGGGCGTGATCGTCCGAACCGCCGCCGAGGGGGCCAGCGAGGACGAACTCGCCCGGGACGTCAAGCGGCTCCAGGCGCAGTGGGAGGACATCCGGGCCAAGGCGGCGGAGGGCGGCGCCCCGGTGCTGCTCTACGAGGAGCCCGACCTGGTCATCCGGGTGGTGCGGGACCTGTTCAACGAGGACTTCCGCGAGCTGGTCATCGAGGGCGACGGGGCGTACGACGTGGTCGAGTCGTACCTGTCGCACGTGTCGCCGGACCTGGTCGAGCGGCTGCGCCGGCACACCGGCACCGCCGACGTCTTCGCCACGTACCGCATCGACGAGCAGATCCTCAAGGGGCTGGACCGGAAGGTCTTCCTCCCCTCCGGCGGTCACCTGGTCATCGACCGCACCGAGGCGATGACCGTGGTGGACGTCAACACCGGCAAGTACACCGGTGCCGGCGGCAACCTGGAGGAGACCGTCACCCGCAACAACCTGGAGGCGGCCGAGGAGATCGTCCGCCAGCTCCGGCTGCGGGACATCGGCGGCATCGTCGTCATCGACTTCATCGACATGGTGCTCGAGTCGAACCGGGAGCTGGTGCTGCGCCGCCTCACCGAGTGCCTCGGCCGGGACCGCACCAAGCACCAGGTCACCGAGATCACCTCGCTCGGCCTGGTGCAGATGACCCGGAAGCGGATCGGCGCGGGGCTGCTGGAGGCGTTCAGCGAGACCTGTGAGTGCTGCAAGGGCCGGGGCCTGATCATCCACACCGAGCCGGTGCCGGAGAAGCCGCGTGCCGGTGGCGCGCCGGAGAAGACCAAGGCGGTCGCGGCGACGGCCCCGGCCACCTCGGCGCCGGCCGAGCAGAACGGCGCGTCGACGCGTCGGCGGGGGCGCAAGTCGGCCACGCCGGAGCGGAGCACGGTCGAGGTCGAGGTCACCGAGACCCCGACCGACACCAACCAGGACACGATGGGCTACGACCTGTCCCGGTACGAGGTCGACACGGAGGCCGCCCCGGCGGTGGCCGACGCCCAGCGCGGCGAGTCGGCCCGGCTCGCCGCCGCCGACGACCCGGACGCCCTGGGCGACGGGGAGGGTGACGACGAACTCGCCGAGGCGGGCGGCGGTCGTCGCCGGTCCCGGCGGGGTGGCGCGCGACGGCGTACCCGGCCGTGAGGCGACCCCGCGTGTAGCTGGGACGACAGGGCCCCGCTCCCGGCGACCGTGCCGGCGACGGGGTCCTGTCGCGTGCCCGGGCCGGTCGCGTGCCGGGGCCTTGTCACACACGGCGGGGCGGCCCCCGGTTTGGGGCCGGGGTCGGGCATGGCGTACGCTTGCCTGCGGCGTACTTTGGTGCGCCGAGTTCTCGCTGCCCGAGCCGCCGCGCCTCCGACGCCCGGTGAGCCGCCGCGGGAACTACCGCCAGCAGCCTCAACGACAGGGAGTCCGCCTCCGATGTACGCGATCGTCAAGACCGGCGGCAAGCAGTACAAGGTCGCCGAGGGCGACGTGATCGAGGTCGAGAAGCTCGCCGGTGCCCCCGGCGACGCGGTGAAGCTCACCGCGGTGCTCCTCGTCGACGGTGACGACCTGGTGACCGACGCGGCCAAGCTCGCCGAGGTCGCGGTGTCCGGCGAGATCGCCGCGCACACCAAGGGCCCGAAGATCCGGATCCACAAGTTCAAGAACAAGACCGGCTACCACAAGCGCCAGGGTCACCGCCAGCCGTTGACCCAGGTCAAGGTGACCGGCATCTCCAGCGGGAAGTAGGTCGTCCTCCAATGGCTCACAAAAAGGGTGCGTCCAGCTCGCGTAACGGTCGCGACTCCGCGGCCCAGCGGCTCGGCGTGAAGCGCTTCGGTGGTCAGGTCGTCAGCGCCGGCGAGATCATCGTCCGGCAGCGTGGCACCAAGTTCCACCCCGGAGACCTGGTCGGCCGTGGCGGGGACGACACGCTCTTCGCGCTGGCGGACGGTGCGGTCCAGTTCGGTACCAGGCGCGGTCGCAAGACCGTCAGCATCGTACCGGCGGGGCAGTAGTCTTCCGACGAAGCGGGCCGGGGACCTGGTGTCCCGGCCCGCTTCGTCTTTTTCACGTCCCGGCGTTGCCCCGGGGCGTTTCCGTGCGGGGGACAGAGCCTCGCGGAGAGGATTGACGACGTGACGATGTTCGTGGACCGGGTCGTCCTGCACCTGAGGGCCGGCGACGGTGGACACGGCTGTGTCTCGATCCACCGGGAGAAGTTCAAGCCCTTCGGCGGCCCCGACGGCGGCAACGGCGGCCACGGCGGCAGTGTCTCGCTGGTCGTCGACCCGCAGGTGCACACCCTGCTCGACTTCCACTTCCGTCCGCACGTCAAGGCCGACAACGGCAAGGGCGGCGCGGGCTCGAACCGGGACGGGGCCAACGGTCGCGACCTGGTGCTCAAGGTCCCCAACGGCACCGTGGTGCAGACTCCGGACGGCACCGTGCTCGCCGACCTGGTCGGCGCGGGCACCACCTTCGAGGCGGCCCGGGGCGGCCGGGGCGGCCGGGGGAACGCCTCGCTGGCCAACGCCAAGCGCAAGGCCCCCGGCTTCGCCGAACTGGGTGAGCCCGGTGACGAACTCGACGTCGTCCTGGAGTTGAAGAGTGTCGCCGACGTGGGTCTGGTCGGCTTCCCCTCGGCCGGCAAGTCGTCGCTGATCTCGGTGATCTCCGCCGCCAAGCCCAAGATCGCGGACTATCCGTTCACCACCCTGGTGCCCAACCTCGGCGTCGTCCAGGCCGGCGAGAGCACCTTCACCGTCGCCGACGTGCCGGGGCTGATCCCCGGTGCGGCCACCGGCAAGGGGCTCGGACTGGAGTTCCTCCGGCACGTCGAGCGCTGCGCCGTGCTGGTGCACGTGGTCGACACCGCCACCCTGGAGCCCGGGCGGGATCCGGTCGCCGACATCGACACCATCGAGGCGGAACTGGCCGAGTACGGCGGGCTGGCCGACCGGCCCCGGCTGGTCGCGCTGAACAAGATCGACGTGCCGGACGGGCGGGACCTCGCCGAGATCGTCCGGCCGGACCTGGAGGAACGCGGCTACCGGGTCTTCGAGGTCTCCGCGGCCACCCGCGAAGGGCTGCGCGAGCTGATCTATGCGATGTCGGAGCTGGTGGAACAGTCCCGGCAGGCCGCGCCGCCGGCCGAGCCCACCCGGATCGTCATCCGCCCGAAGGCGGTCGACGACGCCGGTTTCACCATCGAGGCCCAGCCCGACGGCTCCTACGTGGTGCGCGGCACGCGCCCGGAACGCTGGGTGCGGCAGACGAACTTCGACAACGACGAGGCGGTCGGCTTCCTCGCGGACCGGCTGGCCCGGCTCGGCGTCGAGGAGAAGCTGGCCAAGGCCGGGGCCCAGCCCGGTGACCTGGTGCGGATCGGGGAACGCGAGTTCGACTGGCAGCCGACCCTCTATGCAGGTGTCGACTTCGTCCCCGGCAACCGGGGCACCGACGTGCGGCTGGAGGACAAGTCGAACCGGGCCTCGGCGGCCGACCGGCTCGCCGCGCGCAAGGCCCGCCGGCAGCGTCCGGCGGACGAGATCGTGGCCGGGGACGAGGTCGACGACGACGCCGAGGACGACGCGGGCGACGACGCCGAATAGCCGGCTGCGCTCCGTGACCGGGTCCACCGCCGGCAACCTGCGGGAAACCTGGCCGTCCTACCGTGGCGGGATGCTGATCGAGACGCGCCCTGCCGGCGACCCCGAGATCGCCACCCTGGTCACGGCGCAGCAGCGCGAGTTGCGGGAGGCCGACGGAGGGCTGGACGGCCAGGCCACCCTGACCCGGGAGGACATTCGCTACCTGGCGGTCGTGGTCAACGGGCGGGCGGTGGCCTGCGGCGGGGTCCAGGCCCTGGACAGCGGCACCGGCGAGATCAAACGGATGTACGTCCGCCCGGCGTTCCGGGGTCGGGGCATCGGCCGGCAGTTGCTGGCCGCCCTGGAGGAGTTGGCCTTCCAGGAGGGGCACCACACCCTCTGCCTGGAGACCGGCCGTTGCCTGCCGGCGGCGATCGCGCTCTACACCTCCTGCGGGTACGCCCCGATCCCGGTGTACGGGGAGTACGTCGGCAACCCGTACAGCGTCTGCTTCGCCAAGCGGCTTCCGCTGGCCGCCTGAGCTGTCACCAGCGGAGCGGCCGGCCCCGGTGAGACCTGCCCGGGGTCGGATCGCCGTCCGCCTGCCCGTCGCCCGCCCGTCGCCCGCCTGCCGGCCGGTTCGCCGCCTGCTGTCCGCCGGCCGGGCCGGATCAGCGCGCCGGCCGGCATTGTTCCCGATCGGGCTTGCCGCCGTGGCGAATCGGCAAAGAAAACCGGCATGGACCCGTCGACCGGGGGTAGGTCAATAGGCAGCCGGCGAGAGTGTCGGCGACATCCCCCCAGTAGAACCGCGACGAGTTTCTAGCGGACGGAAGGCAGACCATGACCTACGATCCGGCAACCACGTCCTCGAACCACAGCACCGGCTACGGCTACGAGCCGCACAACGGCACGTACGGATCGCACAGTGCCACCTACGAGTCGCACAACGGTACGTCGAACTCGGACAGCGGCGTCCGTGAGCAGGCCAAGCAGGTTGGCGCGGAGGCCGCCCAGGCGGGCGGCGCGGTCGCGCAGACCGCCAAGGAGCAGGGCCGGGAGGTCATCGGTGAGGCCACCCGGCAGGCCCGCAACGTCTACGGCGAGGCCCGCACCCAACTCGCCAGCCAGGCCGGCGACCAGCAGCGACGCGCGGCGAACGGCCTGCGCTCGCTGGCCGACGAGATGCGCGCCATGGCGCAGCAGGGCGGGCAGGCCGGCCCGGTGACCGAACTGGCCCACCAGGCCGCCGAGCGGGTGCACGGTGTCGCCGGTTGGCTGGAGGAGCGCCAGCCGGGTGACCTGCTCCACGAGGTGCGCGACTATGCCCGCCGCAACCCGGGGACCTTCCTGGTGGGCGCGGCCCTGCTCGGCGTCCTCGCCGGCCGGCTGACCAAGAACATCGCCGCCGACGACGGGCAGACGACGAACGGCCACCGCGCCTACCAGCCGGTCGCGGACCCGGACCGGACCGCGGTGATCCCGCCCAGCGCGTACGCGGTGCCCGACCCGGGCTACGCCGACCCGCTGGCCGGTGGGTACACCCAGCCCCCGCGTCCGGGTGGCTACGTCGAGCCGACGCCGTCGACCGGGTATGTCGACCCGATGCCGTCGACCGGCTACGTCGAGCCGTTGCCACCGACCGGCACCGGCCGTCCGCTGCCGCCGGTCGACCAGACCGACCCGCTGCCGGGCGTCCCGTCGAGCGGGGTCACCCGCCCGTGAACCCGCTGACCAGCCGGCACGCCCCCGACCGGGCGCGGACCGGCGCGCACGGAAAGGAGACGGCGGCGTGAGCATGCCGACCCAGGGGTACGACCCCACCTACCAGCCCACGACGAGCCTGAACGGGCAAGCCCACCCGCACACCGCCGAGGAGGTCACCAACCGTTCTGTCGGCGACCTCATGCGGCAGGTCACCGCCGACCTCTCCACGCTGATGCGGCAGGAGGTGGAACTGGCCAAGGCCGAGATCCGCGAGGAGGGGAAGAAGGCCGGCAAGGCCGCCGGACTCTTCGGCGGCGCCGGCTTCGGCGGCTACATGGTGGCGCTGTTCCTCTCGATCGCCCTCTGGGCCGGACTGTCGAACGTGATGGACGCCGGCTGGGCGGCACTGATCGTCGCCGTCCTCTGGGGCGTGGTCGCCGCCGTCCTCTACTCGATGGGCAAGAAGAACGCCGAGCGCGTACGAGGTCTGAAGCGCACCAACGACACCGTGCACCGGATCCCGGACGCGTTGAAGCCCCACCCGGAGGGAGTCACCCGATGAGCACCGACCCCGACCAGATCCGCCGTGAGATCGAAGCCACCCGCAACAACCTGAGCTCCGATGTGGACGCCCTGGCGTACAAGGTCAGCCCGAGCCGCATCGTCGACGACCGCAAGCAGCAGGCACGTAACGCCCTGCAGAATGTGAGGGACAAGGTGATGGGAACCGCGTCGGACCTCGGCCACGCCGGCGGGCACGCCGCCCACTCGGTCACCGATCGTGCCTCCTCGGCGGCGTCCAACGTCGGCCACGCGGCGCAGTCGGCCGCCTCGTCGGTGGGGGACGCGGCACAGCGGGCCCCGCAGACCCTGCGCCGCAAGTCCCAGGGGAACCCGCTCGCCGCCGGCCTGATCGCTTTCGGGGTGGGCTGGCTGGCCTCGTCGCTGCTGCCCGCCACCGACCGGGAGCAGCGGGCCGCCACCCAGGTGAAGGAGAAGGCGCGCGAGCACTCGCACGTGGTCACCGAGAAGCTGGGTGAGGTCGCCAGCGAGATGAAGGAGCAGCTCCGCGAGCCGGCGCAGCACGCCACCGAGTCGGTGAAGTCGACCGCCCAGGAGGCCGTGCAGACGGTGAAGGACGACTCCCGGTCCGCCGCTCACGACGTACGGGACCAGGCGCAGCACGCGCGCGAACAGGTCCGGCACTGACCAGCCGTCCGGACCCGTACGCGGCGGCTCGCGGCCATCCCCGGCACCAACTGCCGGAGGTGGCCGCGAGCCGCTGTGTGCACCCCCTGCGCCTGCCGTGATTCCTGGACGGTTCTCGTTCCCCGAGAACGGAAACCGTCCAGGATCGACGTCGGGTCAGGGGCGCCGGGGGGAACGGAGCTCGCGCGGGGAGTGGGCGGCGTGACGGATCCGGGTGCCGGCGTAGCGGACACCACCGAAGAACACCCGCTGCCCCAGCGCCAGCCAGGAGCAGATGGCCCGTTCGAGCACCCAGAGCGGGGCGGTCAGAGCGGCTCCCGCCGGGAAGACCCGGGTGCCACCGGCCCGACGCCGTCCCGCCTCGGCCAGCGCCACCGTGGCCGCCACCGCGCCGAGGACCGGGCCGGGGCGACGCGCGACGACGGCCGCGCCGAGGGCCGGCAGCACCGCGAGGAAGACCGCCAGCCGCACCGGCTGGGCCAGGTCGTCGTACGCCTGCCGCACCCGTTGCCCGAGGAAGTGCCGCGCGGCCGGGGGCAGCCGGCGGACGTAGAGGCCGGCCGGTGCCGCCTCGGTGCCGCCGTACGCCCGCACGGTGCGGATCAGCTCCAGGTTCTCGAAGAGGACGTCCGGGTCGTAACCGCCCATGGCGACGAACGTGCTCCGCCGCACGGCCAGGGTTCCCGGGTAGTCCGCGCCGAGCGCCCGATTGAGCAGGATCCGACCGGTGTCCCAGTACGCGTGCCAGGGCATCGGGTCGAAGTAGTTCTGCGGACGGACCAGGTCCGCCCGGCCCAGCAGCCGGTGCACGGCACGCAGTCCCGCCTCGTCGTAGCGGACGTCGTCGTCGGCGATCACCACGTGCTCGTGCCCGGCCAGGCGTACGCCGGTGAGCACCCCGGTCACCTTCCCGTTCGCGCCGCGCAGCGCCGGATCGGGCGGGACGTGCCGCACCAGGTCGCGCCAGACGGCGGCGTGCCGGGCGAAGACCTCCGGCGGGGAACCGTCGACGACGGTCACCTCGACCCGCGTGGCGAGCTGCCGCAGGTACCCGGTGAGGTCGGCCAGCCCGGTGTCGTCGGACCAGCGCAGCGGCAGCACGTACGACAGGGCCAGCCGGCTCGCGGCGGGGGCGGACCGGGCCGCCGGGTGCCGGACCGGGCGGAGCGGGGTGCTCACGACTCCTCCCGCCGGTAGACCGAGACGTGCTGGCGGCTCTCGTCGGTGAACGGCCGGGCGGTCCAGTCCGTCCAGCGGTGCTCCCGGCGCAGGCCGGCCAGTTGGGCCATCAGGTCCAGTTCCGCCGGCCAGGCATAGCGGTGGTTGGCCGGCAGCAGGCGGACGCCGGAGCCGGTGATCCGCAGCTTGGTCGTGGTCATCCGCTGTTCCGCCGGGTGCAGCACGGCCGCTTCCAGCAGCACCTCGTCCTCGGCCACCCGGACCGGCCGCAGGGCCGTGCCGGCCCGGAACGCGCCCGGGTCGGGCACCCAGGTCTCGACCACGAACCGTCCGCCGGGGCGCAGGTGCGCGGCGGCGTTGCGGAAACAGGCGACCTGGGCGGCCTGGTCGGGCAGCGCGAAGATCGTGTTGAAGGCGAGCAGCACCAGCGCGAACTCACCCGGCGCCCGGACCGAGGAGAAGTCCCCGACGGTCACCGTGATCCGGTCGCCGCCGGGCTTGGCACGCAGGCCGGCGACCATCGCCGGGGATCCCTCGACACCCGCCACGCTCAGCCCCCGCTGCACCAGGGGGAGCGCGAGCCGCCCGGTGCCGATGCCGAACTCGCAGACCGGGCCGCCCTCGGCGAGCCCGACCAGCCGGTCCACCGCGTCGTCGGCGGTGAGGTGGGCGTACGCCTCGTCGTAGACGTCCGCGACGCGCCGACCGTACTCGCTGGCGTCGAAGGACAACGGTGCTCCTCGCTGACGGGTCGGCCGGTCGGGTGCCGGGGTGGCGGCGCGTCCGGACGGCGGCGGGCGGTTGCCCCGGGCAGGTGCCCGCAATCCCGGTCACCAAACGTGTCGCCGACGGGGACCGGAGCCGTTTCGACGCCACCTGACCGGGTAGCGCGGGGATACGGACGATCCATCCCTGGACGTCCGGTTGGAGGAGACGTGATGACCAGCAACAGGACGAGGTGGACGCTGCTCGGCGCCGTCGTCGCCACCGGCGGGGCGGTCGGCGTCGGGCGTACGGTCGCCGCCCGGCGGCGCCGGCGGCAACCGGACACGGTCAACGGTTGGTACGTGGTGCGCCGGGGAGTCACGGTGGACCGGCCGGTCGAGGCCGTCGTGGGCTTCTGGACCGACCGGGAACGGCTCGACCGGGCCCTCGGCGAGTGGGCGACCCTGGAGCAGGCGGGGCCGAACCGGTGGCGGTGCGTGGCCCGCGACCCCTCCGGCGAGGGTGGGGTCGAGTGGCGGGCGGACGTGACCGTGGACGGGCCGGGACGGCTGTCCTGGGAGGTCATCGACGGCCGGGTGCCGCAGGAGGGGCACGTCGACCTGGTTCCCGCTCCCGGCGGCCGGGGCACCGAGATCCGGGCCGAGCTGTGGTACCGCTCCGGCGGCCCGCTGCGTCGGGCGCTGGGACTGGCCCGGGGGGACGATCCGGACCTGGGGCTGCGGACCACCCTGCGCCGGGTCAAGGCGCTGATCGAGTGCGGCCAGGTCATCGACACGTACCGCGACCCGTCGGGGCGGACCCCGGCGCAGGAGCGGGTGACCGACGTGGTCCGCGACAGGCTGACGGCGGGAGGACGGCCGTGAAGGCACTCTGCTGGGAGGGCGTCGGCAAGCTGGCCGTACGCGACGTGCCGGAGCCGCGGATCCGGTCGGCCGGGGACATCGTCGTCAAGGTCCGGGCCAGCAGCGTCTGCGGCTCCGACCTGCACCTGATCAACGGCTACCTCCCGGCGATGCGGGAGGGCGACGTCCTGGGCCACGAGTTCATGGGCGAGGTGGCGGAGACCGGCCCGGACGTCCGCCGGCTCCGCGTCGGCGACCGGGTGGTGGTCGGTTCCGTGGTCGCCTGTGGCGGCTGCTGGTACTGCCGTACCGAGCAGTACTCGCTCTGCGACAACTCGAACCCGCAGCCGGTCTTCACCGAGAAGCTCTGGGGACATTCCCCGGCGGGCATCATCGGGTACTCGCACGCGGCCGGCGGCTACTCCGGCAGCCACGCCGAGTACGTGCGGGTCCCGTTCGGCGACATCGGCGCGTTCAAGGTCCCGGACGGGGTGCCGGACGACTCGGTGGTCTTCGCCTCCGACGCGATGCCGACCGGCTGGATGGCCGCCGACTTCTGTCACCTCACCGGGGGTGAGGTGGTCGCCGTCTGGGGTGCGGGCGGGGTCGGGCAGATGGCCGCCCGCGCCGCGCAGCTGCTCGGGGCCGAACGGGTCATCATGGTCGACCGGCTGCCGGAGCGGCTCGCCACCGC contains:
- a CDS encoding class I SAM-dependent DNA methyltransferase codes for the protein MSFDASEYGRRVADVYDEAYAHLTADDAVDRLVGLAEGGPVCEFGIGTGRLALPLVQRGLSVAGVEGSPAMVAGLRAKPGGDRITVTVGDFSSVRAPGEFALVLLAFNTIFALPDQAAQVACFRNAAAHLRPGGRFVVETWVPDPGAFRAGTALRPVRVAEDEVLLEAAVLHPAEQRMTTTKLRITGSGVRLLPANHRYAWPAELDLMAQLAGLRREHRWTDWTARPFTDESRQHVSVYRREES
- a CDS encoding cyclase — protein: MTSNRTRWTLLGAVVATGGAVGVGRTVAARRRRRQPDTVNGWYVVRRGVTVDRPVEAVVGFWTDRERLDRALGEWATLEQAGPNRWRCVARDPSGEGGVEWRADVTVDGPGRLSWEVIDGRVPQEGHVDLVPAPGGRGTEIRAELWYRSGGPLRRALGLARGDDPDLGLRTTLRRVKALIECGQVIDTYRDPSGRTPAQERVTDVVRDRLTAGGRP
- a CDS encoding zinc-dependent alcohol dehydrogenase — translated: MKALCWEGVGKLAVRDVPEPRIRSAGDIVVKVRASSVCGSDLHLINGYLPAMREGDVLGHEFMGEVAETGPDVRRLRVGDRVVVGSVVACGGCWYCRTEQYSLCDNSNPQPVFTEKLWGHSPAGIIGYSHAAGGYSGSHAEYVRVPFGDIGAFKVPDGVPDDSVVFASDAMPTGWMAADFCHLTGGEVVAVWGAGGVGQMAARAAQLLGAERVIMVDRLPERLATAADRLGVETVNYAETDVLEALREMTAGRGPDACIEAVGMEAHDVGPGYAYDRAKQTARLQTDRPVPVRQAIMACRKGGTVSIVGVYGGFVDKFPLGAAMNKALVLRMGQMHAQRYIPMLLDRIAAGEMDPGYLATHPMPLADGVRGYEIFEKKQEACLRTVLHPQA